Proteins found in one Wenzhouxiangella sp. XN201 genomic segment:
- a CDS encoding PaaI family thioesterase: MNEPCLQERYAPHNACFGCGPSNEKGLRIRSFAQGERVVADWQPEPHHEAFPGVINGGIIGSLLDCHMNWTAAWHLMQSQDLDKPPCTVTMEYAVKLRRPTPSDGPLHLEAWVTDTDEKGIVSVEAELSAGGEVCDRATGRFVAVKPGHPAYHRW, translated from the coding sequence ATGAACGAACCTTGCCTTCAGGAACGCTACGCCCCGCACAACGCCTGCTTCGGCTGCGGACCGTCCAATGAAAAAGGCCTGCGCATTCGCTCCTTCGCGCAGGGCGAGCGCGTGGTCGCCGACTGGCAACCCGAGCCGCACCACGAAGCCTTTCCCGGCGTGATCAACGGCGGCATCATCGGCTCGCTGCTCGACTGCCACATGAACTGGACCGCGGCCTGGCACCTGATGCAATCACAGGACCTGGACAAGCCACCGTGCACGGTGACGATGGAATACGCCGTCAAGCTCAGAAGGCCGACCCCTTCGGACGGCCCGCTGCACCTGGAAGCCTGGGTGACCGACACCGACGAGAAGGGCATCGTCAGTGTCGAAGCCGAGCTCAGCGCCGGCGGCGAAGTCTGCGACCGGGCGACGGGGCGGTTCGTGGCCGTCAAGCCGGGGCACCCGGCCTATCACCGTTGGTGA
- a CDS encoding dienelactone hydrolase family protein — protein MYGKLMQTMIGLVIFTLALSAAAGERPAEDVMMRAISGQAGEPGGRDIAYFSEDEATRGYLAVPEGDGPFPAVILIHEWNGLVDRIRQTADAFAEHGYIALAADLYRGRTGSNREENIALMREARADEQRIIDNLDAAVDWLKANTPTTGRIATIGWCFGGGVALSYALGGDEHDGTAIFYGSLIDDPEQMRHIDHEVYGTFAEEDTGIPVDEVEAFVTALRAADIDNDVHIYDAVDHGFWLYTERDPHDARPAAAHAWERLRAYLDRTIGPDTNDAEEE, from the coding sequence ATGTACGGCAAGTTGATGCAAACGATGATCGGACTGGTGATCTTTACGCTCGCGCTGAGTGCCGCTGCCGGCGAGCGACCGGCCGAGGACGTAATGATGCGCGCCATCTCCGGCCAGGCCGGCGAGCCGGGTGGACGCGACATCGCCTACTTCTCCGAAGACGAGGCCACGCGCGGCTACCTCGCCGTCCCCGAGGGCGACGGCCCCTTCCCGGCCGTGATCCTCATTCACGAGTGGAACGGCCTGGTCGATCGCATCCGCCAGACCGCCGACGCCTTCGCCGAACACGGCTACATCGCGCTGGCCGCCGATCTCTACCGTGGCCGTACGGGTTCGAACCGCGAGGAAAACATCGCGCTGATGCGCGAGGCGCGCGCCGACGAGCAACGCATCATCGACAACCTCGATGCCGCCGTCGACTGGCTGAAAGCCAATACGCCGACGACCGGGCGCATCGCCACCATCGGCTGGTGCTTTGGCGGCGGCGTGGCGCTGTCCTACGCGCTCGGCGGAGATGAACACGACGGTACCGCCATCTTCTACGGCTCACTGATCGACGACCCCGAACAAATGCGTCACATTGACCACGAGGTCTACGGCACGTTCGCCGAGGAGGACACGGGTATTCCCGTCGACGAGGTCGAGGCTTTCGTCACCGCGTTGCGCGCGGCCGACATCGACAACGACGTCCATATCTATGATGCCGTCGACCACGGCTTCTGGCTGTATACCGAACGCGATCCGCACGATGCGCGCCCGGCCGCCGCCCATGCCTGGGAGCGCCTGCGCGCCTATCTCGATCGCACCATCGGCCCCGACACGAACGATGCGGAGGAAGAATGA
- a CDS encoding translocation/assembly module TamB domain-containing protein, with translation MKKWLIIAGIAVLVILLLAGSAWLWLTRSESGARWALARAAGTVEQLEYDALSGGLASGITLEGLRFAHAGTRVNAESIELAARIELFAGPRVVVRHLRGRGIDVHLPREDAPDEPAAEPFDLSALASPVEVIVEQVELRQITVHGSEEPLEIERVALAGRYGDRLELERFEIVADPGQATAQGEWALTQRGSGHLSVNATMRLDDDSEQTARLDLEGRLDALDFVLTSSGPSATVEGRGRLRGLPGTPSVEAEITGGLAGWPGLPLRIEDLVLTLDGNPNDWRAQSSARVTGPDIPPGEWSMALSGSMQALTIETLEADILDGQITGSGELDWSESAPASQARVQFENLDLTPLYPEWPNQGRISGELAASTREGVIELESLALRADPGDLSVSGQGLIDPANDRIDVSLEWQQFAWPPVTDDAEPIVSSDSGRLELEGRISEWRLQLDALLQTPNAPDSRVQGRISGNDSQASIEELSISSEGGSMRIDGQVGWAPSPRGELALAFNEFDPAIFRADLPGRLDGRARISFERDQLWQARVNLESLAGQLRGQSVSGSGNFALSGQTAQSADLDLTVGDNRLSLSGEAEAPWQFTLDAGALEQLWPDLGGRARLSGQVEPSEGRTAFEGEFEDLSWQEYRLAEAGLEAELSWMASPTVALHFLASDIDVRPWERLEQFELSLDGDCDQHELVLTTTGSRGSIDLAGSGALPGCLEQPGNWQGQLERLYLGETIAGDWRLDEPLPIALEAGTTRIGAGCLVTAAAGNAALCLDQLSTNGTGRVGLRLVDVPMDLFLLPLDPVVSLTSPLSGQIEAGWNETGLTQLEGHLELASGALRPLESERDLLAVDGIEISFTPESDNGVRVDLAARLEGRTELTGQAQVADLQRLAESRIEADAQLDLPDIGAFAHLLTEFDRIEGRASGRMQVGGVLGQPTIEGQLSIVDGRVVHAPLGLDVGQVQVELAGDVDRARLTGSARSGEGRLELTANAQSVAEGWQIEGQVEGERFTFADAGWLQLEASPQVSLRADPRQLTIDGDVLIDRLQAGMPPGTAERVDPSPDVEVLGEIEDEEDPLPAATRRISGRLGIDLGDDASLVAAGLDTRLAGKLELLWDKSVMPNGRGTIRLPQGNYQTYGQNLEISDGEVIFTGRPIDNPRLDIRAVRDIFGDAEVEAAGVHISGTARNPEIELYTDPPTSQEKALAYVVTGSDFDHAGGQGALNVGFYLLPKLFVSYGVGLFETGNVLSGRYELSRRWGVRVVSGERDTGVDLSYTVNN, from the coding sequence ATGAAGAAGTGGCTGATCATTGCCGGCATCGCCGTCCTCGTCATCCTGCTGCTGGCCGGTTCGGCCTGGCTGTGGCTGACGCGCAGCGAAAGCGGCGCACGCTGGGCGCTGGCTCGTGCGGCCGGAACTGTCGAGCAACTCGAGTACGACGCGCTCTCCGGCGGCCTGGCCTCGGGCATCACCCTGGAAGGTCTGCGCTTCGCCCATGCCGGCACACGCGTGAACGCCGAATCGATCGAACTGGCCGCGCGTATCGAACTGTTCGCCGGACCGCGCGTGGTCGTGCGCCACCTGCGCGGTCGCGGCATCGACGTCCACCTGCCCCGGGAAGACGCCCCAGACGAGCCCGCCGCCGAGCCTTTCGACCTGTCCGCCCTGGCCAGCCCGGTGGAAGTCATCGTCGAGCAGGTCGAACTGCGACAGATCACCGTCCACGGCAGTGAGGAACCGCTGGAAATCGAGCGTGTGGCCCTGGCCGGCCGCTACGGCGATCGACTCGAACTCGAACGCTTCGAAATCGTGGCCGATCCCGGGCAGGCCACGGCACAGGGCGAGTGGGCGTTGACGCAGCGCGGCAGCGGCCACTTGAGCGTGAACGCAACAATGCGGCTGGACGACGACAGCGAACAGACGGCCCGGCTCGATCTTGAAGGCCGCCTCGACGCACTCGATTTCGTACTGACCAGCAGCGGCCCGTCAGCCACCGTGGAAGGACGCGGTCGATTGCGCGGCCTGCCGGGGACGCCCTCGGTCGAGGCCGAGATCACCGGCGGGCTGGCCGGCTGGCCCGGGCTGCCGCTGCGAATCGAGGACCTGGTACTCACGCTCGACGGCAATCCGAATGACTGGCGCGCTCAATCGAGTGCGCGGGTGACCGGGCCCGACATCCCGCCGGGCGAGTGGTCGATGGCCCTGTCCGGCAGCATGCAGGCCCTGACGATCGAAACGCTCGAGGCCGACATCCTCGACGGACAAATCACCGGCAGCGGGGAGCTGGACTGGAGCGAATCCGCCCCGGCCAGCCAGGCCCGGGTGCAATTCGAGAACCTGGACCTCACGCCGCTCTATCCGGAATGGCCCAACCAGGGACGCATCAGCGGCGAGTTGGCAGCATCGACCCGCGAGGGCGTGATCGAACTCGAAAGCCTGGCACTACGGGCCGACCCGGGTGACCTGAGCGTCAGCGGCCAGGGGCTGATCGATCCGGCCAACGACCGGATCGACGTGAGCCTGGAGTGGCAGCAGTTCGCCTGGCCGCCGGTGACCGACGACGCCGAACCCATCGTTTCCAGTGACTCCGGCCGGCTCGAGCTGGAGGGGCGCATCAGCGAGTGGCGCCTGCAGCTCGACGCTCTGTTGCAGACCCCGAATGCGCCCGACTCGCGCGTTCAGGGGCGGATCAGCGGCAATGACTCGCAGGCAAGCATCGAGGAACTTTCGATAAGCAGCGAAGGCGGATCGATGCGCATCGACGGTCAGGTCGGCTGGGCGCCTTCGCCGCGGGGCGAACTGGCCCTGGCATTCAACGAATTCGACCCGGCGATCTTCCGCGCCGACCTGCCCGGCCGCCTGGACGGGCGGGCCCGGATTTCGTTCGAGCGAGATCAGCTCTGGCAGGCCCGGGTGAATCTCGAGAGCCTGGCCGGCCAGCTGCGTGGCCAGTCGGTTTCCGGCAGCGGCAACTTCGCCCTGTCCGGACAGACCGCGCAAAGCGCCGATCTTGACCTGACGGTCGGCGACAATCGCCTGAGCCTGAGCGGAGAGGCCGAAGCGCCCTGGCAATTCACGCTGGACGCGGGTGCGCTCGAGCAACTCTGGCCGGACCTGGGCGGTCGCGCCCGGCTGAGCGGTCAGGTCGAACCGTCCGAAGGGCGCACCGCATTCGAAGGCGAGTTCGAAGACCTGAGCTGGCAGGAGTACCGCCTGGCCGAGGCGGGGCTCGAGGCCGAGCTGAGCTGGATGGCTTCACCGACCGTCGCCCTGCATTTTCTGGCCTCCGATATCGATGTTCGGCCCTGGGAACGCCTTGAGCAGTTCGAGCTGTCGCTCGACGGCGACTGCGACCAGCACGAATTGGTGCTGACTACCACGGGATCGCGCGGCAGCATCGACCTGGCCGGCAGCGGCGCCCTGCCCGGCTGCCTGGAACAGCCCGGCAACTGGCAGGGCCAGCTCGAGCGGCTCTACCTGGGCGAGACCATCGCCGGCGACTGGCGGCTGGATGAACCGCTGCCGATCGCTCTCGAAGCCGGCACGACCCGGATCGGTGCCGGTTGCCTGGTCACGGCAGCCGCCGGCAACGCCGCCCTGTGCCTGGATCAACTGTCGACGAACGGCACGGGCCGGGTCGGCCTGCGTCTGGTCGACGTCCCCATGGACCTGTTCCTGCTGCCACTCGATCCGGTCGTTTCCCTGACCTCACCGCTGTCCGGCCAGATCGAAGCCGGCTGGAACGAAACCGGTCTCACGCAGCTCGAAGGTCATCTCGAGCTCGCCAGCGGTGCACTCCGGCCGCTTGAAAGCGAGCGCGACCTGCTGGCCGTCGACGGCATTGAAATAAGTTTCACGCCCGAGTCGGACAACGGAGTGCGTGTGGATCTGGCGGCCCGACTCGAAGGCCGCACGGAACTGACCGGGCAAGCCCAGGTGGCCGACCTGCAGCGCCTGGCCGAATCGCGCATCGAGGCCGACGCGCAACTGGATCTGCCCGATATCGGCGCATTCGCTCACCTGCTCACCGAGTTCGACCGGATCGAGGGCCGCGCCAGCGGGCGCATGCAAGTCGGCGGTGTTCTGGGCCAGCCCACCATCGAGGGCCAGCTGTCCATCGTGGATGGTCGGGTCGTTCATGCCCCCCTGGGCCTGGATGTTGGACAAGTTCAGGTCGAACTGGCCGGTGATGTCGATCGGGCCCGTCTCACGGGTAGCGCACGATCGGGCGAAGGCCGGCTGGAACTGACGGCCAACGCGCAGTCGGTGGCCGAAGGCTGGCAGATCGAAGGCCAGGTCGAAGGCGAGCGCTTCACCTTCGCCGATGCCGGCTGGCTGCAGCTCGAAGCCAGTCCGCAAGTCAGTCTGCGCGCCGATCCGCGGCAGCTCACGATCGACGGCGATGTCCTCATCGACCGGCTGCAAGCTGGCATGCCACCGGGCACAGCCGAGCGCGTCGACCCGTCACCGGATGTCGAAGTTCTCGGCGAGATCGAGGACGAGGAAGACCCGCTGCCGGCGGCGACCCGACGCATCAGCGGCCGGCTCGGTATCGACCTGGGCGATGACGCCAGCCTGGTCGCAGCCGGCCTGGATACCCGCCTGGCCGGCAAACTGGAGCTGCTGTGGGACAAGAGCGTGATGCCCAATGGCCGCGGCACCATCCGTCTGCCCCAGGGCAACTACCAGACCTACGGCCAGAACCTGGAGATCAGCGACGGCGAGGTGATCTTTACCGGACGGCCGATCGACAATCCTCGCCTCGACATCCGCGCGGTGCGCGACATCTTCGGCGATGCCGAAGTCGAAGCGGCCGGCGTACACATTTCCGGCACCGCCCGCAATCCCGAAATCGAGCTCTACACCGACCCGCCGACCAGTCAGGAGAAGGCCCTGGCCTACGTCGTGACCGGCTCGGACTTCGACCACGCCGGCGGCCAGGGCGCGCTCAACGTCGGCTTCTACCTGCTGCCGAAACTGTTCGTCAGTTACGGGGTGGGCCTGTTCGAGACCGGCAACGTCCTGTCCGGCCGTTACGAACTGTCGCGGCGCTGGGGCGTGCGGGTGGTCTCGGGTGAACGCGATACCGGTGTTGATCTAAGCTATACCGTGAACAACTGA
- a CDS encoding BamA/TamA family outer membrane protein: MALARRLLLIALLISPALQAASVRTEISGVDGELLANLRASLSLVRAERFEDLSLWRLRQMADDAREEARQALRPFGYYRPRIQVRLIEPDTEGEHWQANIEVNPGRAVTVTELRLEILGGGAEDPEFDEWQEEWPLPTGQVLDHRIWRSGLQSLERLAEARGYFDAHFDERRVIVDPDQREAEIRLKYDTGERYRFGHYEVSETPFGTRLMNRLHTLEADDPYDIEELDRQREVLVRSGLFERVVVEPERDTEQRRVNLHYQLRERPPNTWRSTVGFGTDTGARLQLGWTRHYLSSRGNRLDTAFGAQQRREEFVLRSEYQHPRGDRPSEFLTAGAVLRSEQDNFRFYDENRVEPVFEAFSGRREQAELTFGRLQERRLLTEHFQPLEERLFLSLLDESFDAFREGSFSSENEALLEANPELAPFLQTDTTAVALGARWRLPSIRGTGFNTRGLVLQAQLLGAHESIGSDVSFAQAWGSGRWHLRFGERHKLLLRGEIGYTEADTRRLDIELDDRILDLAITDLPERYRFKTGGDRTVRGYGYENLSTNRNGANHLLVGSVEYEFRVGENWSLAAFADIGNAFNDLDQRKLKRGVGVGFRWYTMIGPLQIDIAQALDDVDQPWRLHFTIGTQLL, encoded by the coding sequence ATGGCGCTGGCTCGTCGATTGTTGCTGATCGCACTGCTGATTTCGCCTGCCCTGCAGGCCGCTTCGGTGCGAACCGAGATCAGCGGCGTCGACGGTGAGCTGCTGGCCAACCTGCGCGCCTCGCTGTCGCTGGTGCGGGCGGAACGATTCGAAGACCTGTCGCTGTGGCGCTTGCGTCAGATGGCCGACGACGCCCGCGAGGAAGCCCGGCAGGCCCTCAGGCCTTTCGGCTATTACCGCCCCCGCATCCAGGTGCGCCTGATCGAACCCGATACCGAAGGCGAGCACTGGCAGGCAAACATCGAGGTCAATCCCGGCCGCGCCGTTACCGTCACAGAACTGCGGCTGGAGATTCTCGGCGGCGGGGCCGAGGACCCGGAATTCGACGAATGGCAGGAAGAATGGCCGTTGCCGACCGGCCAGGTGCTCGATCACCGGATCTGGCGCTCCGGCCTGCAGTCGCTCGAGCGGCTGGCCGAGGCGCGCGGCTACTTCGATGCGCATTTCGACGAGCGGCGGGTGATCGTCGACCCGGACCAGCGCGAGGCCGAAATCCGGCTCAAGTACGACACCGGCGAGCGCTACCGATTCGGCCACTACGAAGTCTCGGAAACGCCGTTCGGCACCCGCCTGATGAATCGGCTGCACACCCTCGAGGCCGACGATCCCTACGACATCGAGGAACTCGACCGGCAGCGCGAAGTGCTGGTGCGATCGGGCCTGTTCGAACGCGTGGTCGTGGAACCCGAGCGCGACACGGAGCAGCGGCGGGTCAACCTGCACTACCAATTGCGGGAACGCCCGCCCAACACCTGGCGCAGCACGGTCGGTTTCGGCACGGATACCGGCGCGCGGCTGCAGCTGGGCTGGACCCGGCACTACCTTTCGTCACGCGGCAATCGCCTGGACACCGCCTTCGGCGCCCAGCAGCGGCGCGAGGAGTTCGTGCTCAGAAGCGAATACCAGCATCCTCGCGGCGACCGGCCCTCCGAGTTTCTCACCGCCGGTGCCGTGCTGCGCAGCGAACAGGACAACTTCCGCTTCTACGACGAGAACCGGGTCGAACCGGTGTTCGAAGCCTTCAGCGGCCGCCGCGAGCAGGCCGAGCTGACTTTCGGCCGACTGCAGGAACGCCGGCTCCTGACCGAACATTTCCAGCCCCTGGAAGAACGATTGTTCCTGTCGCTACTCGATGAGAGCTTCGACGCCTTCCGCGAAGGATCCTTCAGCAGCGAAAACGAGGCCCTGCTCGAGGCCAATCCCGAACTGGCACCCTTTCTCCAGACCGACACGACCGCCGTCGCCCTGGGCGCGCGCTGGCGCCTGCCCTCGATTCGCGGCACCGGATTCAACACCCGCGGCCTGGTGTTGCAGGCACAGTTACTGGGCGCGCACGAGTCGATCGGCTCCGACGTCAGTTTTGCCCAGGCCTGGGGCAGCGGCCGCTGGCACTTGCGCTTCGGCGAGCGCCACAAGCTGCTGCTGCGAGGCGAAATCGGCTACACCGAGGCCGATACCCGCCGCCTGGACATCGAACTCGACGATCGCATTCTGGATCTGGCCATCACCGACTTGCCCGAACGCTATCGCTTCAAGACCGGCGGCGATCGCACCGTGCGCGGCTACGGCTACGAGAATCTGAGCACCAACCGCAACGGTGCCAATCACCTGTTGGTCGGCTCGGTCGAATATGAATTCCGGGTCGGCGAGAACTGGTCGCTGGCGGCCTTCGCCGACATCGGCAACGCCTTCAACGATCTCGACCAGCGCAAGCTCAAGCGCGGTGTGGGCGTTGGCTTTCGCTGGTATACGATGATCGGGCCGCTGCAGATCGATATCGCCCAGGCCCTGGACGATGTCGACCAACCCTGGCGGCTGCATTTCACCATCGGCACGCAACTGCTATGA
- a CDS encoding YifB family Mg chelatase-like AAA ATPase codes for MGLATVLSRAAVGIEAPQVLCEVNLSPGLPMVTIVGLPETAVRESKDRVRAAMKNSDFELPSWRTTISLAPADLPKEGARFDLPIAVGVLAASGQVPDEELHEWEFLGELSLTGRLRAVKGALPAILRVRENGRKLVLPRANAEEAGLVEDAEIYLAESLSEVAAALNGRQALARATKSTECRTWSGPDLADVLGQHRARRALEIAAAGGHNLLLMGPPGTGKTLLASRLAGILPPMEETEALEAAAIASVAGRELDPATWRQRKFRSPHHTASGVALVGGGSKPRPGEISLAHGGVLFLDELPEFSRHVLEVLREPLESGRVVISRAAVQAEFPAAFQLVAAMNPCPCGYEGDPSGRCNCTPDQIRRYRDRISGPLLDRIDLHVDVPHQSLKDLPQGEPSATVRERVLFARKRQSARGRINARLDINGIREHCALDERCAGLLETACERLRLSARAHHRILRVARTIADLDGAADIDARHLSEAVGYRQLDRRQDVLAHTA; via the coding sequence ATGGGCTTGGCAACCGTGCTTTCACGCGCCGCCGTCGGGATCGAGGCGCCGCAGGTGCTCTGCGAGGTCAATCTTTCGCCGGGGCTGCCGATGGTGACCATCGTCGGTCTGCCGGAAACGGCCGTGCGCGAGAGCAAGGACCGTGTGCGCGCGGCGATGAAGAACTCGGATTTTGAGCTGCCTTCCTGGCGCACCACGATATCGCTGGCCCCGGCTGATCTGCCCAAGGAAGGCGCGCGCTTCGACTTGCCGATTGCCGTCGGCGTACTGGCCGCCTCCGGCCAGGTGCCCGATGAAGAACTCCATGAATGGGAGTTTCTCGGCGAGCTGTCGCTGACCGGCCGGTTGCGCGCGGTCAAGGGTGCGCTGCCGGCCATCCTGCGGGTGCGCGAGAACGGCCGCAAACTGGTCCTGCCCCGAGCCAATGCCGAGGAAGCCGGCCTGGTCGAGGATGCCGAGATCTACCTGGCCGAATCACTGAGCGAGGTCGCCGCGGCGCTCAACGGTCGGCAGGCGCTGGCGCGCGCCACCAAGAGCACGGAATGCAGAACCTGGAGCGGCCCGGACCTGGCCGACGTGCTGGGACAACACCGCGCACGCCGGGCGCTGGAGATCGCTGCCGCCGGCGGCCACAACCTGCTTTTGATGGGTCCGCCGGGCACCGGCAAGACCCTGCTGGCCTCGCGCCTGGCCGGCATCCTGCCGCCGATGGAAGAGACCGAGGCGCTGGAAGCGGCGGCCATCGCCTCGGTCGCCGGCCGCGAGCTCGACCCGGCCACCTGGCGGCAGCGCAAGTTCCGCTCTCCGCACCACACGGCTTCGGGCGTGGCCCTGGTCGGTGGCGGCTCGAAACCGCGGCCGGGTGAAATCTCGCTGGCCCACGGCGGCGTCCTGTTCCTGGACGAACTGCCGGAGTTTTCCCGGCACGTGCTGGAGGTGCTGCGCGAACCGCTCGAATCCGGCCGCGTGGTGATCTCGCGCGCGGCGGTGCAGGCTGAATTTCCAGCCGCCTTTCAATTGGTCGCGGCGATGAATCCCTGCCCCTGCGGCTACGAGGGCGATCCCTCGGGGCGCTGCAACTGCACGCCCGACCAGATCCGCCGCTACCGCGACCGCATTTCCGGGCCGCTGCTCGATCGCATCGACCTGCACGTGGACGTGCCGCACCAGTCCCTCAAAGACCTGCCGCAGGGCGAACCATCGGCGACCGTGCGCGAGCGGGTGCTCTTTGCACGCAAACGTCAGTCGGCACGTGGCCGCATCAACGCCCGCCTGGATATCAACGGCATCCGCGAGCACTGCGCGCTCGATGAGCGCTGTGCCGGGCTGCTCGAAACGGCCTGCGAGCGGTTGCGCCTGTCGGCCCGGGCGCACCATCGCATCCTGCGCGTGGCGCGCACCATTGCCGATCTCGACGGCGCCGCCGACATCGATGCGCGCCATCTGAGCGAGGCGGTCGGCTACCGGCAACTCGATCGGCGCCAGGACGTCCTGGCACACACCGCCTGA
- a CDS encoding S1 family peptidase: MKKSIDHSKMLIIIALILFAPFALAGTIGQQTDILKQVQELYGSTEEQAILRLAKEAEATDFARKIEASSIASYAGSWFDAESLSLKVAISDRNDEDFVERMGGDPVLVQRSLDDLVRARTALKSLLASDTRLAHAIVRIAVNPRINAVEVDFKDENSAFIEAAMVGLQIRDSVHVREVSSLPVFSSGALRGAVPTRNSTWGASDPDKTFEDFKCSAGFAVEGGYVTAGHCGYVGNDIVTPTEVALGTVQQSDWGPEDRGWVDTTSAWNPVPEVQGYGSGVFSIPAEWAGLDRALIGNTVCRYGGTSGGPHCGTINAWDAEQAFDLPYYPYSITIDGVTEVNGSCSEPGDSGGSWVGAGTLQAQGTNVGVDPAGSTCETGADRTFFWPADDSTDAFSLTMLTSHGVNPPVNTSICPDTTLHAPENFFCALDNIHSQGWPEISWTSSTGHSSTSVVLTGTCSSGQPVQVNLATTNPYGTTLDQYSFTCP; the protein is encoded by the coding sequence GTGAAAAAGTCAATTGATCATTCAAAAATGCTGATAATTATTGCGCTAATTCTATTCGCGCCATTTGCACTTGCTGGAACAATTGGCCAGCAGACAGATATCCTAAAACAGGTGCAGGAATTATATGGCTCTACGGAAGAACAGGCCATTTTACGACTAGCTAAAGAAGCTGAGGCAACAGATTTTGCGCGAAAGATTGAAGCATCTTCGATTGCCAGTTACGCGGGCAGCTGGTTTGATGCTGAGTCGCTTTCACTTAAGGTTGCTATTTCCGATCGAAATGATGAGGACTTCGTCGAGAGAATGGGCGGTGATCCGGTTTTGGTGCAACGGAGCCTGGATGATCTTGTGAGAGCGCGAACGGCGCTCAAGTCACTGCTAGCCTCCGACACTAGGCTAGCTCACGCAATAGTTCGTATCGCTGTAAATCCTCGGATCAATGCAGTTGAAGTCGATTTCAAGGATGAAAATTCTGCTTTCATTGAAGCAGCGATGGTCGGTTTACAGATTCGCGATAGTGTACATGTAAGGGAAGTCTCAAGTTTGCCCGTATTCTCATCCGGCGCACTTCGAGGGGCGGTTCCGACTAGAAACTCAACGTGGGGAGCAAGCGACCCAGATAAGACTTTTGAGGACTTCAAATGTTCCGCCGGTTTTGCCGTTGAAGGGGGCTATGTCACGGCAGGACACTGCGGTTACGTTGGAAACGATATAGTTACTCCGACTGAAGTAGCTCTAGGAACCGTGCAGCAGTCGGATTGGGGTCCAGAGGACAGAGGCTGGGTCGATACTACGTCTGCCTGGAACCCCGTTCCGGAGGTTCAAGGTTACGGATCTGGTGTCTTTTCGATACCTGCGGAATGGGCGGGATTAGACCGAGCGCTGATCGGTAATACCGTCTGTCGATATGGTGGGACGAGCGGAGGTCCGCACTGCGGAACTATAAACGCTTGGGACGCAGAGCAGGCATTTGATTTACCGTACTATCCTTACTCCATTACCATAGACGGAGTAACTGAAGTGAATGGATCCTGCTCTGAACCTGGGGATTCCGGCGGTTCTTGGGTGGGGGCTGGCACACTACAAGCACAAGGAACTAATGTAGGAGTGGATCCAGCCGGGAGCACGTGTGAGACCGGAGCGGATAGAACATTTTTTTGGCCAGCTGATGACAGCACTGACGCATTTTCATTGACTATGCTAACCTCACATGGGGTGAACCCGCCAGTGAACACTTCTATCTGCCCTGACACGACACTCCATGCGCCAGAAAATTTTTTCTGCGCGCTGGATAACATACATTCACAAGGGTGGCCGGAAATAAGCTGGACATCGAGTACTGGTCACTCTTCGACTTCGGTGGTCTTAACGGGAACTTGCTCCTCCGGACAGCCAGTACAAGTGAATCTCGCAACAACCAACCCGTACGGAACGACACTTGATCAGTATTCCTTTACTTGCCCGTAA
- a CDS encoding magnesium chelatase domain-containing protein, with amino-acid sequence MGLATVLSRAAVGIEAPQVLCEVNLSPGLPMVTIVGLPETAVRESKDRVRAAMKNSDFELPSWRTTISLAPADLPKEGARFDLPIAVGVLAASGQVPDEELNEWEFLGELSLTGRLRAVKGALPAILRVRENGRKLVLPRANAEEAGLVGDAEIYLAESLSEVAAALNGRQALARATKSTECKTWSGPDLADVLGQHRARRALEIAAAGGHNLLLMGPPGTGKTLLASRLAGILPPMEETEALEAAAIASVAGRELDPATWRQRKFRSPHHTASGVALVGGGCQLQRLTLLYKNLRYRNPLHVPKRHHQLSR; translated from the coding sequence ATGGGACTGGCAACCGTGCTGTCGCGTGCCGCCGTGGGGATCGAGGCGCCGCAGGTACTCTGCGAGGTCAATCTTTCGCCGGGGCTGCCGATGGTGACCATCGTCGGCCTGCCGGAAACCGCCGTGCGCGAGAGCAAGGACCGGGTGCGTGCGGCGATGAAGAATTCGGATTTCGAACTGCCTTCCTGGCGCACCACGATATCGCTGGCCCCGGCTGATCTCCCCAAGGAAGGCGCACGTTTCGACTTGCCGATTGCCGTGGGCGTTCTGGCCGCCTCGGGCCAGGTGCCCGATGAAGAACTCAATGAATGGGAGTTTCTCGGCGAGTTGTCGCTGACCGGCCGGTTGCGCGCGGTCAAGGGCGCGCTGCCGGCCATCCTGCGGGTGCGCGAGAACGGTCGGAAACTGGTCCTGCCCCGGGCCAATGCCGAGGAAGCCGGCCTGGTCGGCGATGCCGAAATCTACCTGGCCGAGTCACTGAGCGAGGTCGCCGCAGCGCTCAACGGCCGGCAAGCGCTGGCGCGCGCGACCAAGAGCACGGAATGCAAAACCTGGAGCGGGCCGGACCTGGCCGACGTGCTGGGCCAGCACCGGGCGCGCCGGGCGCTGGAGATCGCCGCCGCCGGCGGTCACAATCTCCTGCTGATGGGCCCGCCGGGCACCGGCAAGACCCTGCTGGCCTCCCGGCTGGCAGGCATCCTGCCGCCGATGGAAGAGACCGAAGCGCTGGAAGCGGCGGCCATCGCCTCGGTCGCCGGCCGCGAGCTCGATCCGGCCACCTGGCGGCAGCGCAAGTTCCGATCGCCGCACCACACGGCATCGGGCGTGGCCCTGGTCGGCGGCGGCTGTCAATTACAACGATTAACGCTACTTTACAAGAATTTGCGCTACCGCAATCCCTTGCATGTGCCGAAGAGACACCACCAGCTATCGCGCTAA